A stretch of the Clostridia bacterium genome encodes the following:
- a CDS encoding sporulation protein YunB, with translation DFEEAGINQTRLKIYLIVKTDVQILVPLASNKIDVTTHIPVSETIIVSGVA, from the coding sequence GATTTTGAGGAAGCGGGTATAAACCAAACTAGACTAAAGATATATCTTATAGTAAAGACGGATGTGCAGATACTAGTCCCGCTGGCAAGCAATAAAATTGATGTAACGACACATATACCGGTTTCTGAAACAATAATTGTAAGCGGTGTTGCATGA